CTTCGATTTTTTACTTCGCCATGCCCGCTAATTTTTCCGCCTTGATGATGTTTTGGTTGAGTGCGGCGTCCTTGTTGGCGTCCATGCCGAAGGCGACCGCCATCAACTGGCTGTAAAAAACAACGGGGATGTTGAAATTGGTGCCGAACTTGGTGTTGATATCCGCCTGATACATTTCGACGTTGGTCTGGCACAGCGGGCACGGCGTGGCGATGCAATCGGCATCCTTGGCGACCGCTTCCTCGAGGATTTTTTTCATCAGATGCAGGGTCTTGTCGGGACTCATCACCGAAACCGATCCGCCGCAGCATGACGTCTTGTTCTCGAATTCGACCGCCTCGGCCCCCGTGGATTCGATAAAGTTATCGAGGAATTCCGGATCGTCGTAGGTGTCGTACTTCCCCCCACGGTCCGTTCCGGCGAACGGGCGCACGGTTTGGCAGCCGACGTATCCGGCGACTTTCAGGCCCTTCAGGGGGTTGGTGACTTGCTCTTTGATGGTGTCCAGGCCGACGTCGTTGACCAAAACTTCACAGGCATGGCGCACAAGAAGATCGCCGTCGTAGGATTTCCCGGCGGCGGCGAGGGCCTCGTTGAGGTCATCCTTGAGCTTGGGATTCTCCCGGATTTCCTCGTTGGCGGAATGGGTGTTCAAATAACACGCCGCGCACGGGGTCATCACGTCTTGTTCACCCTGTTCGCGGGCTTGGGCCAAGTTGCGCGCCGACAAGGCGGCGTTGGCCAGGTGACCGGCCGCCATTTCGCCGACCGAGGCGCCGCAGCAATTCCAGTCCGCGATGTCTTCCAGTTCGACGCCCAACTTCGGAGCGATCGCGCGCAGCGAGGTGTCCAAGTGTTTGGCGCTGGCCTCGGAACTGCAACCGGGATAGTAAGTATACTTCTTGGACATGCTTAGCCCTCCCCATGATTGCGGTTTTGGATTTCCACGGCCTTGGCGAGAATGGCTTTCAACTCACCCTGTTTTTTCGTCTTATGGGGCATGCCCAGATGCATGCGCTTGGTCTTGATCATGCCCATGGCGATTTTCATGTTGCCCATGCCTCTTTTGATGCCCTCGCTGAGGCCGGCGGAAAAATAGTACTTGGCGGTGACCAAGCGCTCATCGGTCTTGCCGTATTTGCTGACCGACCACCAGAACGCATCGGCGAAGCGGGAATTATCAACCTCTTTGGGTTTGGCGTAGCCCTCTTGGAGGGCGAGGCGTCCCAAGCCGTGGAGGATATACTTAACCGGCACCGAACGGGGGCAGCGCACCACGCAGTTATAGCAACTGACGCAGTTGAACATGGTGTTCGCCTTGAGCACCGCTTCCTTCAT
This genomic window from Varunaivibrio sulfuroxidans contains:
- a CDS encoding CoB--CoM heterodisulfide reductase iron-sulfur subunit B family protein, yielding MSKKYTYYPGCSSEASAKHLDTSLRAIAPKLGVELEDIADWNCCGASVGEMAAGHLANAALSARNLAQAREQGEQDVMTPCAACYLNTHSANEEIRENPKLKDDLNEALAAAGKSYDGDLLVRHACEVLVNDVGLDTIKEQVTNPLKGLKVAGYVGCQTVRPFAGTDRGGKYDTYDDPEFLDNFIESTGAEAVEFENKTSCCGGSVSVMSPDKTLHLMKKILEEAVAKDADCIATPCPLCQTNVEMYQADINTKFGTNFNIPVVFYSQLMAVAFGMDANKDAALNQNIIKAEKLAGMAK
- a CDS encoding 4Fe-4S dicluster domain-containing protein; protein product: MNALSPDTKKKYDLNFARWVYENVDGGDRLSMCMQCGVCSGSCPIGDQMDYGPRKLFMMVRAGMKEAVLKANTMFNCVSCYNCVVRCPRSVPVKYILHGLGRLALQEGYAKPKEVDNSRFADAFWWSVSKYGKTDERLVTAKYYFSAGLSEGIKRGMGNMKIAMGMIKTKRMHLGMPHKTKKQGELKAILAKAVEIQNRNHGEG